AACTTTCATGTTAGAAATGAGTTctttccactcttgttgataacgcagcattcagtttcaaagtaggtctgtcgcggccgggattcgaacctcgaCCGTCCTCATACAgggcgaacactctacctctagaccaccgcagcggtggCAATGCTATTTATACTATCTTCTgattaaatagatatttaaaaagagcaggtgtcctttaccaaaattgtaaatttcatgatccaaggacagggaTTTAGTtccgggtgggaccaaaattattatagtaaccattgtttttaacaacatcatataaagtttatatttcaacatgttgaaaagaTTCAGTACATTGTTTCccatccatatttgttatttccttatagaaaatgtattatttagttgTGCGAAAAGAAAGAATAACGcatggactttttttttttacagttggacctgctcattaacattacagacagaattcatgaaatcagcttagcgcttttcagtactttgattgtgTATGTTGCTAATCGTATTGCTCATATTCACAGCCTCAGCAGTCCATCCCATTGGAGTTATTTTCGTACCTAAATGAACCCAGCAGATGTAGGCACAAGAGGAATTCAGCCTCGTGAAATGCAAAACTGTGCTTGGCTATCAAACGCGGAGAAAACAGAATTTGAACCTTTTGTAGAACATCATCCTCTCGTGAATCCGGAAGAAGACAAGGAAATCCATTGCCACAAAACTGACATTAAGACAGAAACAGTTGCGGGTCTGGACAATGAATTCCATATTAAATTCTTCAAGTGGAACAAACTCTTAGCTGTTGTTGCCAAAGTTTGTGGATTTATTCTGAAGTGTCGCAAATCAGAGTGTGTTATGATGGATGATGTTTATATGCTGCACAAAGCTGAAACGATTATTGTTAGTGACATTCAACAGAAATTCTATTCAGaaagaattcaaaatatcaagGGTGCTAAACCGTTGTCAAGAAATAGTGCTATTTACAAATGAGATACATACCTTGACAATGAAGGAGTACTGCGTGTTGATGGTCACTTAAAAAATCTCAACTCTGATGTCCCCTTCAAAAATCCATTGATTCTGCCTGGGAAACTTCATGTCACTACCTTCATTGTTTTAcggatgtaaaacaaaaaggACGCTATTTTACTGAGGGTCGTACATGTATTCGCTCATCGGGATTTTGGATCGTCGGATGAAAAAGACTTGTGGCCTCTATTATTCATAAATGTGTAACTTGCAGGAAAGTACCGGAATACTAGAAGATTTCTAACGTCCCTAAATATCATATTCTATCTGGACAACCATCCCTCTCTACTGTTGTAGTTGGCGTGTTTGTACCATGGAACATTATCACACGACGAACCAGAGGTGGTACATCAAACAGGAAAAGATGGGCAGCTCTATTCACTTGTCTCATTACTAAGGCTGTACATATAGAAGTTGTGGAGGAAATGACTTCATAAATGCACTCCGTCAGTTCATCGCCACACGGGGTCCTGTTCAAATTTTCCGATCAGACAGAGGAACTAATTTCATCGGTGCTGTTAAGATGCTGAATGTCAATGTTATAAATGTAGAGGAAGAATGTCTGGAGCCATAACTTTCTTAACGAGCAGCAAATCACATGGATTTTCAACCGCCCCACTCCTATCATATGGGAGGAGTGTGAGAAAGTATGATTGGGATTACTAGACACATATTGGATGCGATACTACTTGACTACGGATCAAGGAGTTTAACTCATGAGGTGTTCACAACATTCCTGACAGAAGCCTCTTCCATAATCAACTCTAGAATAGTAGTGTCGGTTTCTGCTGGTCCTGAAAATCCTCATGTATTATCCCTTTCAACTTTACTCACCCTAATAAACCAGTGTTATGGATACCACGTCATTACTAAATCATGCAATGCAGAATGAGCTGTTGTGTACACAGTGGAGGGGAGTCTAAGACTTGTCATCCAATTTTTTTGGAAACGCTGGAAAACAGAATACATTTGTACTTGAACACCTACAGATGCACCGGGAATGGAATCTACCACAAAGAAATCTGTCACCTGGCGATGTGCTGTTAGTTTGCGATAAAGAAATATGTCACCTGGCGATGTGGTGTTAGTTTGCGATAAAGAAATATGTCACCTGGCGATGTGATGTTAGTTTGCGATAAAGAAATCTGTCACCTGGCGATGTGATGTTAGTTTGCGATAAAGAAATCTGTAACCTGGCGATGTGTTGTTAGTTTGCGATAAAGAAAGCTGTCACCTGGCGATGTGGTGTTATTTTGCAATAAAGAACTTTCTCGAAATTCTTTGCCAATGGGATTTATTATCAAGTCTGTAACAAGTGATAGTGATCAAGTGCGCAAAGTCATAATTCGCGTTATGGTGAATAATGAACCCAAAACTTTTATGTGTCCAGTTAACTAACTGGTTCTTATGGAACAGTGAACATTTCTTTCATTTAGTGTGCCAGTATTTATGAGACTTTAATAATGACTCTACAACATGTCTAATTGTCTCGCCATATTTTTTATGCttgaaaattttgagatttgattattatatttgttAACATCAGGCGAAGAGTGTGCCGGCTTTTATCCGGCATGGCTcgctttttgttttgttattatcGCTGATATTTCCGTGCGTGCAGCACGCAGGGTTTTCTTCATCTCTTTTCTGCACAGTCATACTGTCTTGTTACAGATGTTTTACTCTGCCCACAATGTAAGTATTCCATAATTTTGTCATTATcaacattgtataatgttccTTATAATTCCTGCTGTGAcatattctttttcttttctttcaaaatgAGTCTGAAGTTTGACAGTTCATTTTGCGGGAATTCGGggtgttttttaatttatttgttttgcaTATGTTCGCTAAATATTTGGAAACCCTATCTATCTATATGAAATTAAGTTACATACGTATGCATATCTATCGTGTTAAATTTATTGCAAATTAGATATTTTTCGGATTTTCATAACTTTGTGCATTGTACATCATATTTACTATTTCttaatttatttattgtagCTTTTCACCTAATCAAATCCTATCCTATCAAATGCATATTCAAAATCTGGATACCCAATAAAGATCATGAAACTGGTTAGATAGCTGTTGTGGAGACAGCATAACAAAGGTCTGCTTTTATTCTTTCTAAATTCATATTGTCCTCGACAATTGATTTGAAATTCTGTGATATTTCTACCTGtacaaaataatttcactcttgatttTTGCCAATCATACAACACCTGGACATTTATATCTCTGCTCAATCTTTGGTAAACTGAGTCCGGATTACGCATCCAGGTCGAACTCTCATTTCGCATTTTGATATAGTGgttaataattttttaaatacccccccccccttttcatcGGAACATTCTTTAAAATCTCAAGCCGTTGAACGAATATATGTAGAAAACTGAAAACATTTTCTAAACTGTTGTAGAACACAAGTTGTAATTAggaaatatattcaataatataaagtTTTAGGGGTTCAATCCCTTAAATAAAGGGTCATGAatggtaaagataacgaacagtgatcaatctcataaatctcacaagcaatacaaaatagattgttgggcaaacacggacccctggacacaccggaggtaggaacaggtgcctatgaggagtaagcatcacacGTCGACACATCCCCTGTctaacacaattttaaaatgactAGGAAAGAAACAGCCTACACCTTGGACAATGCTATCGAGACAATTACTTGCTTACTTACTTGCTGGATACTGTTAGTGATTGTTATCACATCAGTGCCGCTATGGTATCCCTCCGTGTCACTAGGTCTTTGGCTATATTTTCGGCCTCCTGATATGTTAGGCCCGCAGTTGTAAAGTTTCTTGCCAGCGTGTCTCGCCATCTCTGCCGTTGTCGTCCTTGTTTTCGTCTGCCTCCGACCGATGTAGGGTCCCATTCGTACATTCGCCTAAGGAATCTTTCGTCTCCCATCCTCGACATGTGACCAAACCATCTCAGCCGATTCCTCACGAGTAATGTTGAGGCATATGGTTGATCTGTGAGCTCTTGAATGTCACTGTTGCGCCTTCGTTCCCACCATTTGGTCTTCAGAATAATTCTAAGGCATCTGGAATCGAAGGCGTCTAGTCGTTGCTCATGTTTCCTGGTTGTGGCCCATGTCTCAGATGCATACAGCAATGTTGGAATGACAACTGCTCTATATattctcatttttattttgaggcTGATCTTTGCTCTCCAAGTGTTGCGCAAGTTCTTAAAAGCATTGGCGGCTTTTCCTATACGGATGTTCAGCTCAGTATCGATGGAATTAATTGGTGTTACAGTTGAGCCTAGGTAGTTAAACTTCTCAACTTTATCAATGGTAGACTCTCCATCTTTCACGCATGCCGATGTTTCACCTATTGGCATAACCTTGGTTTTCTCTGCAGAAACTACAAGGCCAACCTCTTCTGCTCTCCTGAGTCTTGCCAGTGCTGCTGTTGATTTTTCTTTGTCTGGTTCTATCAGAGCCACATCATCAACAAAGTCGAGGTCTGATAGTTTCCAACCGTCCTCGATCCCCCTGAGTGTACGACCACGCTTCTTCATCTGCAATCCATGACTGTCACACGACTTTCTTAATATCCAGTCTATGAGAATGCCAAACAGATGGGGAGACCAAACACAACCTTGCCTCACCCCAGTCTCGACAAAAAACCAGTCGGAAAATTCGCCTCCTATTTTCACTCTAGCCTGAGATCCATTATAGGTGTTTCTGATAATGCTTATGATCTTGTATGGGATGCCGTATTCTttcattattataccccccgcaacaagttgtgggggggatactggaatcgggttgtccgtccgtctgtagacgcaatggtttccgggctctaaagcataatcttttccacctacagtcaccatatcatatatatggactacccatgggatgaagatgttccctatcgattttggggtcaaaaggtcaaaggtcaagcgcactggacatggaagtagcaatatggtttccgggctctaaagcgttatcctttccacctacagtcaccatatcatacatatggactacctatggaatgaagatgttccctattgattttggggtccaaaggtcacgcgcattggacatcgaagtagcaatatggtttccatttaaattctttaatggcttttttcatcgcatggagatgctgcgttcctagataccttttggatcataatactgaagttttacctattaccaacaccctttgggagattggggtaagcggggggtattcttagtgagcattgctcacagtacctcttgttctcAATAAGGATGGTCTATGTACGCTGTCAAAAGCTGCTTTAAAGTCGACAAAACTAGTGACTGCTGGTATTTGAAACTCAAGGTATTTTCAGATCAGTATTCTCAGACAAAATATTTGGTCAATACAACCTCTCGATCTCCTAAATCATGCTTGATTCTCTCATAGTCTTTTATCAACAGCATCTTTTATCCTGTCAATACAATCCAGGCAAAGGCTTTTCCTGCCACAGACAATAGTGCAATGCCCCTGTAGTTCTTGCAGTCTTTGATGTcaccttttttttaaagagaataCAAAGTTCACTTTTTTTCCAGTCTAGAGGCACCTGCTCTTCTTGCCAGATCTTAAACAAGAGTGAATGGAACCTGGCTCTGGTGGGTTGACCTCCACATTTTATCAGTTCTGCTGTAACACTGTCTGTACCAGCTGACTTGTTGTTCTTCAGTTTGTTGATTGCCTATTCTACTTCCTCCTCTGATGGTTCACTTGTATCTATATCTAGTTCCTCCCATAGCTGTTGACTTGGATGGTACCTTCGTGCTGGGACTGGTCTGTTTAGGAGCTCACAGAAGTGTTCTCTCCATCTGTCTTTCACTTGATCTTTGTCAGTCAGTGTTTCCTTCCTTGCTTTTTACAGACATGGGCTGTGGTGTTGATTTCCCATTCATCTTTTTCACAATTTGAAATACCTTTCTTTGATTTTTCATACCAGATGCTACCTCTAACTCGCTAGCACATTTGTCAAACCAATTCTGTTTGTCTTTCtttgcactttttttttttccaagggCATCAAGCTTTCTGTATTCCTCTGAGCTTCGCCTAGTTCCAGTTGAATCCTACCTTGCTTTTGCCGTTCGTCGCTTTTCCACCAATTCTTCTGTTTGAACACTAATCCATTCTTTTCTTTTATGCCTAATCCTACCAATGGTGTTTTCTGCAGCATGTAgaattccatttttaatgttatcCCAGTCTTCTTCTATCTCAAGCTGTTGACTGTTCTCCTCTATCAGATGTTTCTTCACTTCTTGTTGGAATCTTTCTTTCATTATCCGGTCGTTAAGCTTATAAGTGGCAAATTTTCCTTTTGCACCCCTTGATTTAGGTTTTGCCAGTTTCATGGTGATAGTAGAAATTAGTAGCTCATGGTCGCTGAAGATATCAGCACCTCTGTAGGCTCTACAGTCTGTCATGGAGCGTTTCCATCTACTATTGATGATGATATGATCAAGCTGTGCTCTTGTTCTTGATACTGTATTGCTAGTCCACGTATACTTATGGATTTCCTTGTGCTGAAAGATGGTGCCAGCAATTACTATACCATGGGTACTACATGTGTCAAGGAGTCTCTGTCCATTCTCATTCATGTCACCCATGCCATGTTGGCCTATTACTCTGGGATATGCTGTTATATCTTGTCCCACTCTAGTATTAAAATCACCAATCAAGAGGCACATATCATGTCGTGGTATTTTGCCCAGAATGTTGTTCAACTGGTCATAAAATTCATCTTTTTCTGGTGTATTTGCTACTTCTGTTGGTGCATACCCTACAATCACAGTAAGGTTAGTGACTCCAGCTTTAAATCTGATCTTTAGTAGGCGCTCACTAATACAGTCGGTGGAATTAACTGCATCAGCTGCTCTCTTGGATAAAAGTACACCTACTCCTGCCTCATGTTTTTGGTCATCTCTGCCTGAGTATATAAATGTCCATGAATCATGCCGGATCTTGTCCTTTCCACTCCATCTAACTCCCTGTACTCCAACTATGTCAAGATGGTACCTTTCTGCATTATCACATAATTCCTTTAACTTTCCTGTTTGTAGTAATGTCCGAACATTCCATGTACCGACACGCAGTTTTCCTTTACAACTGAGCAGTTGTGATTTCCATTTAGGTTTCCCCGTCAGGTTGACACTATCCTCTCGGCTTTCAGTGCCCGCCATCATGATAGGTATTTGACCTGAGGTCCCCCGTCCTGGAATAGTGTTGTTTACTATAGCGGTTTCTGTAGCTAGATAAATACATTCAGCTGGATAGGTTGTTGGCCTATCGCAGCCTAGGCCGGATTTCCACCTGGATGAGTCTGGCCGCCCAGGCTTTGTGATCAGAGTGATCCATCTCCTAGATGAGCTGCTTGACATGGCTATAGAACCCCATCTGTCCTAGTTTGATTTTGGAGTGACTTTCTCCTAGGAGGACTGCTAACCAAAGCTTATGAACTCTTCCTGTCCAGTTATTTAACCCATAACTGGGGCTTGGTTGGTGGACGTCAGGGCATATCCATCCGCCGATGGGCCTGCACATCGCACTTCTGGGGGCCAAGCTCCTCCGAGATCCCTAACTGTTCAGCCTGGAACTGTGAGGCGCCAGTggatgtgtatatatgtgtggaTGTGTataatagcgagcgaagctcgcgtcgcgacgagctcgctccaatgattacacatatgagtcacgtgatttgctcttcttcagctgaaaaaagatgagtattacacataatgcttctggaaaaatgtcgccgtcactgcggtatacttcattcaCAAACCCGTAATTataataattagattgtttagagaGTACCATGAAtctttttaaattccagacaagctttctcatagcttcaaacattttgtttttgcttggtttgagagaagaagaaaaaacattgcagctaatataacgtcacaatgtaactgtttacatccaccacgttatatttcccgcattaaatgaagaggcggatcaatcggaacatcactcggcCTATTCCGGAATAGGCCGAGTGATATTCCGATTggagtcgtgttgcaagatgttaatgggcttcgctcgtctcaacggtcacaccgtacaacatattacaatatattgttaTACTGTATTTCATAATTTGCTGCACACTCTTTTTACTGTATTTGATCTTTTGATTGTCactttgtttttcttcttttctaaGCTTGTATGCCCGACAGGGCCCagaatacgcaagatcgtaaatatcgagttagcggaactctcttgtaaagaagtccggaaaaacgtgtcgatcttgggcattttttgtttattcaaacatggcatcggaagacgattGAACCCGTATTTTCcacaattaaaaacatttttaaatgaaaggtgtgtaaaaacgTCTGGAGACAGGAAAAATGAACTCCTGAATTTGGCTCGTGAAGATATGTTTTGACGCAAGCTTTTCTCAGCTTTCGGAATTTCCTGGCGGGCAGCAGTGGGAAAAAATCCACtatatttccattaaaatctatcatttgtggatatttctgcgtattttgtttctttcttgaatcattactacaggatactgcaatgcaatgatagtgcaccattgttaaaatcaggtGAATCGATCAtgacaaaagttgcagaactggtattatttaccatgcaacatgcccaaattctcgcttattctgggtctcgcgagactttgaaaggggaaagtaaaaattaaaaccaagacggaaaaagtagtcacgatcttgcgtattggatttgtaaataaaataataataaaaaaaaaaaaatataggcctctatatataaataaataaatatatatatatataggcctacatataTTAATTATGACCCAAGTAGTAACGATAACTGCTATGGATATTCAATTCAACTATACTCAATATCTTAATAGTAATATCGCATGCCTTTGGTATTTTATAACTGTTTATAGACACTGCGTCTTATGACAGACGCACTTGTATGATTTTATCATGGCAATCAACACGTATCGGGATCGGGATACAATTTGCATAAACACTGAGCTGACAGTCGACAGTCTGACTCGGTGACTCAGACTAATTTCgtaattatattatatactaCATATGGTTGCACCAGGCTGAATATCTATGTCTACAAACTGATTTATGGTTTATTCATTTACGGCATACCATTTTAAGGTTTGTACCAGGTTTTTCAATGTCAAATCAAAAATTCTCTAATTGTAATGTTCTAGGGTTACTGCAGTACGGATTTCCGGTAATCTCGGCTGaaattcggcttggctgaatatttggactgacgccttcaccgaatctcggagcagtacTTCATTATTCACGTCTGGAAATCTACTGTCAGCTTcagcgtcagtccaaatattcagccaagccgaatctcagtcGAGATTAGGATTTCCGGTAGTAACGGATAATTTTCAGGGGACACTTGTCAACTTCATTTTACGTGTTACGTTACAGCAATATGTAAACTACACTAAGGCGAAATTCCAGGTCTGAAGCAGTTTTCAGTCTCTGGTGAGGAGACATGAAATCTCTGAGGGTtaaacaggtccagtccaagactatttctacctacgtagctattaagTTGTTACTTCTACCTACTTttacttgtttttaaaaatatagataa
This genomic window from Ostrea edulis chromosome 4, xbOstEdul1.1, whole genome shotgun sequence contains:
- the LOC130054070 gene encoding craniofacial development protein 2-like gives rise to the protein MSSSSSRRWITLITKPGRPDSSRWKSGLGCDRPTTYPAECIYLATETAIVNNTIPGRGTSGQIPIMMAGTESREDSVNLTGKPKWKSQLLSCKGKLRVGTWNVRTLLQTGKLKELCDNAERYHLDIVGVQGVRWSGKDKIRHDSWTFIYSGRDDQKHEAGVGVLLSKRAADAVNSTDCISERLLKIRFKAGVTNLTVIVGYAPTEVANTPEKDEFYDQLNNILGKIPRHDMCLLIGDFNTRVGQDITAYPRVIGQHGMGDMNENGQRLLDTCSTHGIVIAGTIFQHKEIHKYTWTSNTVSRTRAQLDHIIINSRWKRSMTDCRAYRGADIFSDHELLISTITMKLAKPKSRGAKGKFATYKLNDRIMKERFQQEVKKHLIEENSQQLEIEEDWDNIKNGILHAAENTIGRIRHKRKEWISVQTEELVEKRRTAKAR